A part of Kitasatospora acidiphila genomic DNA contains:
- a CDS encoding type B 50S ribosomal protein L31, whose product MKPDIHPAYRPVVFRDRAGGLAFLTRSTATSDKTIDWEDGNSYPVIDVEVSSASHPFYTGKSRVVDVAGRVERFNRRYGSARG is encoded by the coding sequence ATGAAGCCCGACATCCACCCCGCCTACCGCCCCGTCGTCTTCCGCGACCGCGCCGGCGGGCTCGCCTTCCTCACCAGGTCGACCGCCACCAGCGACAAGACGATCGATTGGGAGGACGGCAACAGCTACCCCGTCATCGACGTCGAGGTCTCCTCCGCCAGCCACCCCTTCTACACCGGCAAGTCCCGCGTGGTGGACGTGGCCGGACGGGTGGAGCGGTTCAACCGCCGCTACGGCAGCGCCCGCGGCTGA
- a CDS encoding lipase/acyltransferase domain-containing protein, with protein MTKASVADLIVVLPGIMGSVLVRDGREVWNSRVAVMGRHALRGMRDLGELALPPGIGDGDPQDGVEAVALLPGLHILPGVSAIDGYAGLLDFLNRRFDFSGGNLLPFPYDWRLSVRRNAHRLDRAVSGALARWREQSGNTGARTVLLAHSMGGLVAGYYLDVLGGHADARALITLGTPFRGSLNAVAVLNAGVLPGLGGLAEPVTRLARSLPSLHQLLPDWRCMAGADGARVGLDHIELPGADPVLAADARRLRAELAAAANDAYQVHVFGGYRQPTRQSAALGPDGARYLTNRHLDGVDRDGDGTVPRFSCFPSRFADDSSVRYFAQQHGSLQNHPALLNQIEAILTAQQPRSFLDGGLELSLDVPEAVSDARCPVRVIADDERLSLGVTAEDVESGDRTGPRGLRHRGDGHYSTTVDLPAPGTWRITVADLANPAGHSITGFVQHVPLT; from the coding sequence GTGACCAAGGCATCGGTGGCCGACCTGATCGTGGTGCTGCCCGGGATCATGGGCAGCGTGCTGGTCCGGGACGGCCGGGAAGTGTGGAACAGCCGCGTCGCCGTGATGGGCCGCCACGCGCTGCGCGGGATGCGCGACTTGGGCGAGCTCGCGCTGCCGCCCGGGATCGGTGACGGGGACCCGCAGGACGGGGTCGAGGCGGTCGCGCTCCTCCCCGGTCTGCACATCCTGCCCGGGGTGTCCGCGATCGACGGCTACGCCGGCCTGCTCGACTTCCTGAACCGGCGTTTCGACTTCTCCGGCGGCAACCTGCTGCCCTTCCCTTACGACTGGCGGCTCTCGGTGCGCCGCAACGCCCACCGGTTGGACCGCGCGGTCTCGGGCGCGCTGGCCCGCTGGCGCGAGCAGAGCGGAAACACCGGGGCCCGGACCGTCCTTCTCGCCCACTCCATGGGCGGCCTGGTGGCCGGCTACTACCTGGACGTGCTCGGCGGCCACGCCGACGCGCGGGCGCTGATCACCCTGGGGACGCCGTTCCGCGGCTCGCTCAATGCGGTCGCGGTGCTGAACGCGGGCGTGCTGCCCGGTCTCGGCGGGCTCGCCGAACCGGTCACCCGGCTGGCCCGCTCCCTCCCCTCACTCCACCAACTGCTCCCCGACTGGCGCTGCATGGCCGGGGCGGACGGTGCGCGCGTCGGCCTCGACCACATCGAACTCCCCGGCGCAGACCCGGTGTTGGCAGCCGACGCGCGCCGCCTGCGAGCAGAGTTGGCGGCCGCCGCAAACGATGCCTACCAGGTGCACGTCTTCGGCGGCTACCGGCAGCCCACCCGCCAGAGCGCCGCTCTGGGGCCGGACGGTGCACGGTATCTGACGAACCGTCATCTCGATGGCGTGGACCGGGACGGCGACGGAACCGTCCCGCGCTTCTCCTGCTTCCCCAGTCGGTTCGCCGACGACTCCTCGGTGCGCTACTTCGCCCAGCAGCACGGCTCGTTGCAGAACCACCCCGCACTGCTGAACCAGATCGAGGCGATCCTGACCGCCCAGCAGCCGCGGAGCTTCCTGGACGGCGGGCTCGAACTCTCCCTCGACGTGCCCGAGGCGGTGTCCGACGCCCGCTGCCCCGTGCGGGTCATCGCGGACGACGAGCGGCTGTCCCTGGGCGTCACCGCCGAGGACGTGGAGAGCGGCGACCGCACCGGCCCGCGCGGCCTGCGCCACCGCGGCGACGGCCACTACTCCACCACCGTCGACCTGCCCGCCCCCGGCACCTGGCGCATCACCGTCGCCGACCTGGCCAACCCCGCCGGCCACTCGATCACCGGATTCGTCCAGCACGTCCCGCTCACCTAG
- a CDS encoding helix-turn-helix domain-containing protein: MALRANPTLRQRRLGVELRRMREQANLGGSQLARLLGCAPAQITQMETAKTGISVERLYTIAELCMCTNEPLLNALADIITDRAKPGWWEEYRGVLPTDFLDVAELEGHARELTSFAMAFVPGLLQTQSYANALFTKGLLPLPPQEIDLRTTFRMRRQDVVRSGKTPYSALLHEAALRSQYGGGTVLCDQLTSLVEDSEHPGISIRVVPFEVVGFPLPSEELAHMAGPVPELDTIQADASYGSHLFDSPAQLGRYRATLERIGSIALSETESQDFIRSIMKEMQDRND, translated from the coding sequence ATGGCCCTTCGAGCGAACCCGACTCTTCGTCAACGCCGCCTGGGCGTTGAGCTGCGAAGGATGCGGGAGCAGGCCAACCTCGGGGGCAGCCAACTCGCCCGCCTGCTCGGCTGCGCTCCCGCCCAGATCACGCAGATGGAGACCGCGAAGACCGGCATCAGCGTGGAGCGCCTGTACACCATCGCCGAGCTGTGCATGTGCACCAACGAGCCTCTGCTGAACGCCCTGGCCGACATCATCACCGACCGAGCGAAGCCCGGCTGGTGGGAGGAGTATCGGGGAGTCCTCCCGACCGACTTCCTCGATGTGGCGGAGCTGGAGGGGCATGCGAGGGAACTCACCAGCTTCGCAATGGCTTTCGTCCCCGGGCTGCTTCAGACGCAATCCTATGCCAACGCCCTTTTCACGAAAGGGCTCCTGCCTCTCCCGCCGCAAGAGATCGATCTCAGGACTACCTTCCGCATGCGAAGGCAGGACGTAGTCCGGTCCGGCAAGACGCCATACTCGGCGCTCCTACATGAAGCCGCCCTGCGCAGCCAGTACGGCGGGGGTACAGTGCTCTGTGACCAACTCACCTCACTGGTCGAGGACTCCGAGCATCCGGGGATCTCCATCAGAGTCGTTCCGTTCGAGGTGGTGGGTTTTCCCCTCCCGAGCGAGGAACTCGCTCACATGGCAGGGCCAGTACCGGAGTTGGACACCATTCAGGCAGACGCATCTTACGGCTCCCACCTCTTCGACTCGCCCGCCCAGCTCGGACGCTATCGCGCGACCCTTGAGCGCATCGGGTCTATTGCACTATCAGAAACCGAATCACAAGATTTCATTCGCTCCATCATGAAAGAGATGCAGGACAGGAATGACTAG
- a CDS encoding thiamine pyrophosphate-dependent enzyme → MHGGSSTTLIHSPDSGFPSRYGGELRPRRAHARAFATPQPSPAFRATEPRPPIAPAASAQHRLPIVYVVMRNGEYSILKSFAELERTPGVPGLDLPGLDIASLACGFGCHAVNVDSTKGLEDEFTQALAADGPTVIVVATQPQNAGL, encoded by the coding sequence GTGCACGGCGGTAGTTCTACCACCCTGATCCATTCGCCCGACAGCGGTTTTCCCAGCCGATACGGCGGGGAACTCCGGCCCAGGCGAGCCCACGCTCGGGCTTTCGCTACGCCACAGCCGAGCCCCGCGTTCCGGGCGACAGAACCACGCCCCCCGATCGCTCCGGCCGCCTCCGCCCAGCACCGACTGCCGATCGTCTACGTGGTGATGCGCAACGGGGAGTACTCGATCCTCAAGTCCTTCGCGGAGCTTGAGCGGACGCCGGGCGTGCCGGGACTCGACCTGCCGGGGCTCGACATCGCCTCGCTGGCCTGCGGCTTCGGCTGCCACGCGGTGAACGTCGACAGCACCAAGGGTTTGGAGGACGAGTTCACTCAGGCCTTGGCCGCCGACGGCCCCACGGTCATCGTGGTCGCCACCCAGCCCCAGAACGCAGGGCTCTGA
- a CDS encoding ATP-binding protein, giving the protein MRTFTLPKTPEPPDWSTAREELREAMAGAGWPDDLIADAELALHELFVNAWKHGGSSAPVVVVALLAEPTRVPATARALRTLRVSVADDSPTLPEQRSSADPYELSGRGLHLVRSLTHRFGAAPRKHGGKSVWFELDSAA; this is encoded by the coding sequence ATGCGTACCTTCACCCTGCCCAAGACCCCCGAGCCGCCCGACTGGTCCACCGCTCGCGAGGAGTTGCGCGAGGCGATGGCCGGCGCCGGGTGGCCCGACGACCTGATCGCCGACGCCGAACTGGCCCTGCACGAGCTGTTCGTCAATGCGTGGAAGCACGGCGGCAGTTCCGCGCCCGTCGTAGTGGTCGCGCTCCTCGCCGAGCCCACCCGCGTCCCCGCCACCGCCCGCGCCCTGCGCACGCTCCGCGTCTCTGTCGCCGATGACAGCCCGACGCTCCCCGAGCAGCGCAGCTCCGCCGATCCGTACGAACTCTCCGGCAGAGGCCTGCATTTGGTCCGGTCGCTCACCCACCGGTTCGGTGCCGCGCCGCGCAAGCACGGCGGCAAGAGCGTCTGGTTCGAGCTGGACTCCGCCGCGTGA
- a CDS encoding NUDIX domain-containing protein: MSVISPDFLSGLVGDARADGITGFVAAAVVTDADRVLLQRRKPDDFMGGMWEIPSGKVEDGETILEALHRETAEETGLTIEMVNGYVGYFDYPNSRGGTTREFNFAVTVAKTEPAVLTEHDAHQWALLGDLPEVSDAVRKLIAP; this comes from the coding sequence GTGAGCGTCATCTCCCCCGACTTCCTGTCCGGCCTGGTCGGCGACGCCCGAGCCGACGGCATCACCGGCTTCGTGGCCGCCGCCGTCGTCACCGATGCGGACCGGGTCCTTCTCCAGCGGCGCAAGCCCGACGACTTCATGGGCGGGATGTGGGAGATCCCCTCCGGCAAGGTCGAGGACGGCGAGACCATTCTCGAAGCCCTCCACCGCGAGACCGCCGAGGAGACCGGTCTGACCATCGAGATGGTCAACGGCTACGTCGGCTACTTCGACTACCCGAACAGCCGCGGCGGCACCACTCGCGAGTTCAACTTCGCCGTCACCGTGGCCAAGACCGAACCCGCCGTCCTGACCGAGCACGATGCCCACCAGTGGGCCCTGCTCGGTGACCTGCCCGAGGTTAGCGACGCGGTTCGCAAGCTGATTGCCCCCTGA
- the rpmF gene encoding 50S ribosomal protein L32, translated as MAVPKRKTSRSNTRHRRAQWKAAAPQLVPLTIDGREHLVPRNLVKAYQRGLLTP; from the coding sequence ATGGCCGTTCCCAAGCGCAAGACCTCCCGCAGTAACACCCGGCACCGCCGGGCCCAGTGGAAGGCCGCCGCCCCGCAGCTCGTCCCCCTCACCATCGACGGGCGCGAGCACCTCGTCCCGCGCAACCTCGTCAAGGCGTACCAGCGCGGGCTGCTCACCCCCTGA
- a CDS encoding Scr1 family TA system antitoxin-like transcriptional regulator, whose protein sequence is MTFDPDELGRSKQDLAENLRALRKRAGLSGEELARYCNMSQSKISKIETGKIDPSLTDVECILRALGASPKMVSEMTSLARLASTEWQDKRSSWRRGVVRRQAELAALEAAATRLRFFLPSMITGLLATPEYVKASLAYTPGDKSAAMARKLERQAILYDKSKNFSFILTEQAVNWAVVSPPAMSVQIDRLTSLSHLANVNLGVIPYGTVLPRGPMNTFTVYDGRLATAETFTGRMVFQDPRDVRQYLDIFSPFEQCAVFEQDAREHLNEWSRRYRQ, encoded by the coding sequence GTGACATTCGATCCTGATGAGCTGGGTCGCTCTAAACAGGACCTAGCGGAGAATCTCAGGGCACTACGCAAGCGGGCCGGCCTCTCTGGAGAGGAGCTGGCCCGCTACTGCAACATGTCCCAGAGTAAGATTTCCAAGATTGAAACCGGCAAGATCGATCCAAGCCTCACGGATGTCGAGTGCATTCTCCGAGCCCTGGGCGCATCCCCGAAGATGGTCAGCGAGATGACCTCTTTGGCGAGGCTGGCCTCCACCGAATGGCAGGACAAGCGTTCGTCTTGGCGCAGGGGAGTCGTCAGGCGGCAGGCCGAACTTGCCGCTCTCGAAGCCGCGGCGACCCGGCTTCGCTTCTTCCTTCCGTCGATGATTACCGGCCTCTTGGCTACACCCGAATACGTGAAGGCGAGCCTGGCTTACACGCCGGGCGATAAGTCCGCTGCGATGGCTCGCAAGCTGGAGCGCCAAGCAATCCTATACGACAAGAGCAAGAACTTTTCATTCATCTTGACGGAACAGGCCGTCAACTGGGCTGTCGTATCGCCACCCGCCATGTCCGTTCAAATCGACCGCTTGACGTCCTTGTCGCACCTTGCGAATGTCAACCTCGGGGTAATCCCATACGGCACCGTACTGCCTCGTGGCCCCATGAATACGTTCACCGTATATGACGGAAGGCTTGCCACGGCCGAGACCTTCACGGGCCGCATGGTATTTCAGGACCCGCGAGACGTAAGACAGTACCTTGATATTTTCTCTCCGTTCGAGCAGTGCGCAGTCTTTGAACAGGATGCGCGCGAACACTTGAACGAATGGTCACGCAGATATCGCCAGTGA
- a CDS encoding phytanoyl-CoA dioxygenase family protein, translating to MTLIDNTASVAPMTGEQREQFERDGYLVVPGALSSAEVEYYTDALDRLYEQERAAGQVSPTGAMHKLSAVASLPEVVDLINHPNTFPLVWSILGWNVHIYHSHLDVHPTIRVPKPYRFEWHQDGGRQNREIETTPRPRLSVKIAYWLSDVSETGRGNFKVVPGSHLSDRIDGPPSRDIRWPEPEGAIEVTANPGDAVFFDRRLWHTRTDNYSDITRKGIFFAYSHRWSHGRDENDALFAHEAFADFSPVQRQLLGAKLATEGQVPGDHQWGHYPETTPLHGYLREHGLLDPSYPPLMP from the coding sequence ATGACTCTCATCGACAACACCGCTTCCGTCGCGCCGATGACCGGCGAGCAGCGCGAGCAGTTCGAGCGCGACGGCTACCTGGTGGTGCCGGGGGCCCTCAGCAGCGCCGAAGTCGAGTACTACACGGACGCCCTGGACCGGCTCTACGAGCAGGAGCGGGCCGCCGGGCAGGTCTCGCCGACGGGTGCGATGCACAAGTTGAGCGCGGTGGCCAGCCTGCCGGAGGTGGTCGACCTGATCAACCACCCCAACACCTTCCCGCTGGTCTGGTCGATACTCGGCTGGAACGTGCACATCTACCACTCGCACCTGGACGTGCACCCGACGATCCGGGTGCCCAAGCCGTACCGGTTCGAATGGCACCAGGACGGCGGCCGGCAGAACCGGGAGATCGAGACCACCCCGCGCCCGCGTCTCTCCGTGAAGATCGCCTACTGGCTGTCGGACGTCTCCGAGACCGGCCGGGGCAACTTCAAGGTGGTGCCGGGCAGCCACCTGAGCGACCGGATCGACGGGCCGCCGAGCCGCGACATCCGCTGGCCGGAGCCGGAGGGTGCGATCGAGGTCACCGCGAACCCCGGTGACGCGGTCTTCTTCGACCGGCGACTCTGGCACACCCGCACCGACAACTACTCGGACATCACCCGCAAGGGCATCTTCTTCGCCTACTCCCACCGCTGGTCGCACGGCCGCGACGAGAACGACGCCCTCTTCGCGCACGAGGCCTTCGCCGACTTCTCCCCGGTGCAGCGCCAGCTGCTCGGCGCCAAGCTCGCCACCGAGGGTCAGGTGCCCGGCGACCACCAGTGGGGCCACTACCCGGAGACCACGCCGCTCCACGGCTACCTCCGGGAGCACGGCCTGCTGGACCCGTCGTACCCGCCGCTGATGCCCTGA
- a CDS encoding DUF397 domain-containing protein: MTRSQWQKSSYSANNNDCVEVRTVDGLVEVRESDTGDIIVRTTPVKFAKFLQGIKAGEFDHHADHTS, encoded by the coding sequence ATGACTAGGTCACAGTGGCAGAAGTCCAGCTACAGCGCTAACAACAACGACTGCGTCGAAGTACGCACAGTTGACGGCCTGGTCGAAGTCCGCGAGTCCGACACCGGCGACATCATCGTCCGCACCACCCCCGTCAAGTTCGCCAAGTTCCTCCAGGGCATCAAGGCCGGCGAGTTCGACCACCACGCCGACCACACCAGCTGA
- a CDS encoding putative quinol monooxygenase produces the protein MIFIVVKFPVKPEYADSWLSHVDAFTKATRAEPGNLWFEWSRSVEEPDTYVLVEAFQDDAGEAHVNSDHFRAAMGTMRPLVQRAPQIVSTTIEGANGWSKLGELGLD, from the coding sequence ATGATCTTCATCGTGGTGAAATTCCCGGTCAAGCCCGAGTACGCCGACTCCTGGCTGTCCCACGTCGACGCCTTCACCAAGGCCACCCGCGCCGAACCCGGCAACCTCTGGTTCGAGTGGTCGCGCAGTGTCGAGGAGCCCGACACCTATGTGCTCGTCGAGGCCTTCCAGGACGACGCCGGCGAGGCCCATGTGAACTCGGACCACTTCCGGGCGGCGATGGGGACCATGCGACCGCTGGTCCAGCGCGCACCGCAGATCGTCAGCACCACCATCGAGGGCGCCAACGGCTGGAGCAAGCTGGGCGAGCTCGGGCTCGACTGA
- a CDS encoding maleylpyruvate isomerase family mycothiol-dependent enzyme, which produces MHKTLEFPDLLRLIDERATAFRAAIAVAPSLDLPVPTCPEWTLFDLVQHIGEGRRRWAATVAAGPDATSRTPAQGDAVAPQEREGVLAWLAASTELLLAALREAGPDQGCFTGWGVTQTPHTAGGVARHQVQEIAVHTYDAQLTVGDSASLPVEVALDGVEESLFIASFTRSAWPHKPTAFDFHATEDRSWRLTVDGDGARTTRLPAIGEAPEAAGLSIRGTASDLVLWRYDRISVDSLQLDGDPELLDLLFAWEPEDWA; this is translated from the coding sequence GTGCACAAGACTCTGGAGTTTCCCGATCTGCTGCGGCTGATCGACGAACGTGCAACCGCCTTCCGCGCCGCGATCGCCGTCGCGCCCAGCCTCGACCTGCCCGTGCCGACCTGCCCCGAGTGGACGCTGTTCGACCTGGTGCAGCACATCGGCGAGGGCCGCCGTCGCTGGGCCGCCACCGTCGCTGCCGGGCCGGACGCCACGTCCAGGACCCCGGCCCAGGGTGACGCGGTCGCGCCGCAGGAGCGCGAGGGCGTGCTGGCCTGGCTGGCCGCCTCGACCGAGCTGTTGCTGGCGGCCCTGCGGGAGGCCGGTCCGGACCAGGGCTGCTTCACCGGCTGGGGTGTCACGCAGACGCCGCACACTGCCGGTGGCGTCGCCCGGCACCAAGTCCAGGAGATCGCGGTGCACACCTACGATGCCCAGCTCACCGTGGGCGACTCGGCCTCACTGCCTGTCGAGGTGGCGCTCGACGGTGTCGAGGAGAGCCTGTTCATCGCCAGCTTCACGAGGAGTGCCTGGCCGCACAAGCCCACCGCCTTCGACTTTCACGCCACCGAGGACCGCTCCTGGCGCCTCACGGTCGACGGCGACGGTGCACGGACCACCCGGCTGCCCGCCATCGGCGAGGCCCCGGAAGCGGCAGGCCTCTCCATTCGCGGCACGGCCAGTGATCTGGTCCTCTGGCGGTACGACCGCATTTCGGTGGACTCCCTGCAACTCGACGGGGACCCGGAGCTGCTCGACCTGCTCTTCGCCTGGGAACCGGAGGACTGGGCGTGA
- a CDS encoding DUF6879 family protein, which translates to MLLDGESWREVFDSYQHDAWRFEAQPAYTMPNETENVARFLRGDPKPDGHNARWHERVRAYSAAGRRIGRVRIVRQPLTDYQRYQFAWGIPGNIEAGEDIRVLDVTREDYGLPLTGQDWWMFDEAQIVHLNFRPDGTQINRELVEAPDITEYKRWRDVCLTHAISFAQYLKENW; encoded by the coding sequence GTGCTCTTGGATGGTGAATCGTGGCGGGAGGTATTCGACTCCTACCAGCACGATGCCTGGCGCTTCGAGGCCCAGCCCGCCTACACCATGCCGAACGAAACCGAAAACGTGGCACGATTTCTTCGGGGCGATCCGAAACCAGATGGCCACAATGCCCGCTGGCATGAGCGGGTACGTGCTTACTCGGCCGCAGGAAGGCGAATCGGCCGAGTCAGGATCGTCCGCCAGCCGTTGACGGACTACCAGCGCTATCAGTTCGCATGGGGCATCCCCGGCAACATCGAAGCGGGCGAGGACATTCGCGTTCTCGACGTGACCCGTGAGGACTACGGACTACCGCTGACCGGCCAGGACTGGTGGATGTTCGATGAAGCGCAAATCGTTCATCTCAACTTCCGGCCGGATGGGACACAGATCAACCGAGAGTTGGTCGAGGCCCCGGACATTACCGAATACAAGCGCTGGCGTGACGTCTGCCTCACCCATGCCATTTCGTTCGCTCAGTACCTGAAAGAAAATTGGTGA
- a CDS encoding NAD-dependent epimerase/dehydratase family protein encodes MVTAPGPARVLVTGGSGFLGAEICRQLTARGTETVSFSRRPSRTLEQLGVRQVHGDLVDRAALDRAVPGCDAVVHNAALAGISGAPGPYWRTNVAGTRTVIDRCRAHGVRTLVHTSTASVVFRPGGLENADERLPYPVRHLAAYPHTKAVAEALVLDANGPELAALSLRPHLIWGPGDPHFVPALTRLVRRQTLVMPGSGANLVDTTHVRTAAHAHLLALDLLHQGQPVGGRAYFIAQGEPLPLGGFLALLLATAGIRATWRPVPVPLAVAAAAAREAVSRLRRGTGSHAGTGTRDLSRFLVAELVHPHWFDLTAARRDLGFTPPIGLAEGMRHAFEAAGRPGGGAGAIADLLSDLALDQALPGVWR; translated from the coding sequence ATGGTCACCGCGCCGGGCCCGGCCCGAGTCCTCGTCACCGGCGGGAGCGGTTTCCTCGGTGCCGAGATCTGTCGGCAGCTCACCGCCCGTGGCACCGAGACCGTTTCGTTCAGTCGCCGCCCGAGCCGCACACTGGAGCAGCTCGGTGTGCGACAGGTGCACGGCGACCTCGTCGACCGCGCCGCTCTCGATCGGGCGGTCCCCGGCTGCGACGCCGTCGTCCACAACGCGGCCCTCGCGGGCATCAGCGGCGCGCCGGGCCCGTACTGGCGCACCAATGTGGCGGGTACCCGTACCGTCATCGACCGCTGCCGCGCCCACGGTGTGCGCACCCTTGTCCACACCTCGACCGCGAGCGTCGTCTTCCGCCCCGGCGGCCTGGAGAACGCCGACGAGCGCCTCCCGTACCCCGTGCGCCATCTGGCCGCCTACCCGCACACCAAGGCCGTGGCCGAGGCGCTCGTCCTCGACGCCAACGGCCCCGAACTCGCCGCCCTTTCGCTGCGTCCGCACCTCATCTGGGGGCCGGGCGACCCGCACTTCGTGCCCGCCCTGACCCGGCTGGTCCGCCGCCAGACCCTGGTCATGCCGGGCAGCGGCGCCAACCTCGTCGACACCACCCATGTGCGCACCGCCGCCCACGCCCACCTGCTCGCCCTCGACCTGCTGCACCAGGGCCAACCCGTCGGCGGTCGCGCCTACTTCATCGCCCAGGGCGAGCCGCTGCCGCTCGGCGGGTTCCTCGCGCTGCTGCTCGCCACCGCCGGCATCCGCGCCACCTGGCGGCCCGTGCCGGTCCCGCTCGCCGTCGCCGCCGCGGCGGCCCGGGAGGCCGTGAGCCGGCTGCGGCGCGGCACGGGCAGCCATGCGGGTACCGGCACCCGTGACCTCAGCCGGTTCCTGGTCGCCGAACTCGTCCACCCGCACTGGTTCGACCTGACCGCTGCCCGGAGGGACCTCGGTTTCACGCCGCCCATCGGCCTGGCCGAGGGGATGCGTCACGCGTTCGAGGCCGCCGGGCGCCCGGGTGGCGGTGCGGGCGCCATCGCTGACCTGCTGTCCGACCTGGCGCTCGACCAGGCCCTGCCTGGCGTGTGGCGCTGA
- a CDS encoding helix-turn-helix domain-containing protein, translating into MDDLDIICEVLGCQPNDLLAPEPEKARARRPASTHAPAAVAGEHPRIERRVGRTEPPL; encoded by the coding sequence CTGGATGACCTCGACATCATCTGCGAGGTTCTGGGCTGCCAGCCCAACGACCTTCTGGCCCCGGAGCCCGAGAAGGCCCGCGCTCGGCGTCCCGCAAGCACTCACGCTCCGGCGGCAGTCGCGGGCGAGCACCCCAGGATCGAACGTCGGGTCGGCCGGACGGAACCACCGCTGTGA
- a CDS encoding quinone oxidoreductase family protein yields the protein MRAIQMSEVGGPEVLRLVDIDQPTPGPGQAVVEVAASGVNFLDVYHRQGRYTLPLPFTPGTEGTGTVLEVGPGVTHVAVGDRVGWVEIPGTYAEQAVVDSSRLVPLPDGVDFEAAAAVLLQGMTAHYLVKDAYPVQPGDTVLVHAAAGGMGLLLTQLITHLGGRVIGTTSTPEKAQLARRAGAAEVILYSTVDDLAAEVKRLHGGQGLPVVFDGVGRDTFDASLASLRTRGHLVLFGAASGAVPPFDPIRLAQGGSLTLIRPSLGHFIADRSELLRRAADVLELVRTKALETTVTARYPLAEVAQAHRDLEARRTTGKLLVIP from the coding sequence ATGCGAGCGATTCAGATGTCCGAAGTGGGCGGTCCCGAGGTGCTGCGACTGGTCGATATTGATCAACCGACGCCGGGCCCGGGCCAAGCGGTCGTGGAGGTCGCCGCGTCCGGCGTCAACTTCCTCGACGTATACCACCGCCAGGGCCGGTACACTCTCCCGCTGCCCTTCACCCCGGGCACTGAGGGCACGGGCACGGTCCTCGAGGTTGGACCCGGCGTCACCCACGTCGCTGTGGGAGACCGGGTCGGCTGGGTGGAGATTCCCGGCACCTATGCCGAGCAGGCCGTCGTGGACTCCTCCCGGCTCGTGCCCCTGCCCGACGGCGTCGACTTCGAGGCCGCCGCCGCCGTGCTGCTGCAGGGCATGACGGCGCACTACCTCGTCAAAGACGCCTACCCGGTCCAGCCAGGCGACACGGTGCTCGTGCACGCTGCTGCCGGCGGCATGGGGCTTCTGCTGACCCAGCTCATCACCCATCTCGGCGGCAGAGTGATCGGCACAACCTCGACACCGGAGAAGGCCCAGCTGGCGCGGCGCGCCGGGGCCGCCGAGGTGATCCTCTACTCAACAGTGGACGATCTTGCGGCCGAGGTGAAGCGGCTCCATGGCGGCCAAGGCCTGCCTGTCGTCTTCGACGGCGTTGGCAGGGACACCTTCGATGCGAGCCTCGCCAGCCTGCGAACCCGCGGCCACCTGGTGCTCTTCGGCGCCGCGAGTGGTGCAGTGCCGCCCTTCGACCCCATCCGGCTCGCCCAGGGCGGTTCGCTGACCCTGATCCGGCCAAGCCTCGGGCACTTCATCGCCGATCGGTCCGAGCTGCTCCGACGCGCCGCCGACGTGCTTGAACTGGTGCGCACCAAGGCGCTTGAGACCACCGTGACGGCCCGCTACCCGCTCGCCGAGGTCGCCCAAGCTCACCGCGATCTGGAGGCTCGGCGTACTACCGGCAAGCTACTCGTCATCCCGTAG